The Sulfurihydrogenibium sp. YO3AOP1 genome has a window encoding:
- the radC gene encoding DNA repair protein RadC, with amino-acid sequence MKQDRLIYKKRIKELPKDMLPREKALKGGFSFLSDEELLAISLGSGTKGINVIGLAQKILNGKSFKDLKDITLDDLKKIKGIGEAKALQILAIIEIAKRMDDHAEKIKITSVSDAFNYLKFLSKETQEHMVALYLNSSNHLIAQEVIAKGSLNVVRVLPRDILYYAIKHNCNGIIISHNHPNNDPTPSQEDIEFTKKLQTLANELGFDLLDHIIVGKKDFYSFAKAGLI; translated from the coding sequence ATGAAACAAGATAGGCTCATCTATAAAAAACGTATAAAAGAACTTCCAAAAGATATGCTTCCAAGGGAGAAAGCCCTTAAAGGGGGTTTTTCTTTCCTTTCTGATGAAGAGCTTTTAGCAATATCTCTTGGCAGTGGAACAAAAGGAATAAATGTTATAGGACTCGCCCAAAAAATACTCAATGGAAAAAGCTTTAAAGACCTAAAAGATATAACCTTAGATGATTTGAAAAAAATAAAAGGCATTGGTGAGGCAAAAGCTTTACAAATTCTTGCAATCATAGAAATTGCAAAGAGAATGGACGACCACGCTGAAAAAATAAAAATCACTTCCGTATCCGATGCTTTTAATTATTTAAAATTTTTATCAAAAGAGACCCAAGAGCATATGGTAGCTTTATACTTAAACAGCTCTAACCATCTAATAGCTCAAGAAGTTATAGCGAAAGGCTCTTTAAACGTAGTTAGAGTACTACCAAGAGACATTTTATACTATGCAATAAAGCATAATTGTAATGGAATTATAATAAGCCATAACCATCCAAACAATGACCCAACTCCATCGCAAGAAGATATTGAGTTTACTAAAAAGCTTCAAACACTTGCCAATGAGCTTGGCTTTGATTTACTTGACCATATAATAGTTGGTAAAAAAGATTTTTACAGCTTTGCAAAAGCAGGCTTGATTTAA
- the dnaE gene encoding DNA polymerase III subunit alpha: MAQDFVHLHLHSHYSLLDGMIKPKELAKKAVEYGYKAVGLTDHGNIFGAVEFYEEMRKVGVKPLIGMESYFTNNRFEKKGEGSDDILTDKNYHLILFAKDKTGFKNLMKLSSIAYTEGFYYKPRIDWELLEKYHEGLICQTACLKGFVPNLLAQGKYEEAKKYAKRLKDIFGEDLYFEIQVNGLEEQNIANEGIIRLAKELGVKVVGTNDSHYLNPEDHTAHDVVKALQMKKTLKELYSEGKAFRVKGLHFTRPEEMYEKFKGYEEYLKNTMEIAEKCNLEIDTAETRGYLFPKFETPEGMTPAQYFEKLAREGLEKRLESIKDLTPEKLKEYRERLDYEINVINQMGFAEYFLIVQDFINYAKKNGIPVGPGRGSAGGSLVAYCLRITEVDPLKHGLLFERFLNPDRISMPDIDVDFCMERREKVIDYVKQKYGEDSVAQIITFNFMKSKMVIRDVARTLGFPYQEADKIAKMILPGPIQGSTLTIDENLEAHPDFKKLYETDEKVRELLDLARKLEGSARHTGIHAAGIVIAPGTLDEYVPVYRDKDGNRATQFEMKTLEQLGLVKMDFLGLKTLTELDYMKKLIKERHGIDVDYNSLPFDDENVFKLLQSGRTTGVFQLESKGMQDLLVRLKPSNLDEIIAILALFRPGPLMSGMVDEYIERKHGRKPIEYPFEEVKDILKETYGLIVYQEQIMFMSNILSGFTMAEADTLRKAIGKKNPEVMAKMKDRFIGGAVERGFSKEKVEKLWDDIEKFASYSFNKSHSTAYAYLTYWTAWVKTYYPEEFFAVKLSTENNDSKFLNLLLDMENFNIKLLPPDVNKSMPEFAIEEKSKIRFGLSRIKGIGEEVAKSIVEERKNGPFVDIFDFCERFDTKVANKKVLESLIKAGAFDFEGIDRGILLENVEKAITTGQKARDSKSAGQNSLFALTTTPVVNVKHIYEDGTKLTEKEKLRLEKEVLGFYLSGHPLNAYKNELKNKVLKISEIMESAFGDKTFQSGSKVKIAGVIDEIKYKKTKSGATMIVFQISDETGQMDVRAFPEKLENKELFQDDNIVILEGVLEVDEEQEKVSMTANNVESIDSLTREIKGIKIKLSREKAANGVLEKIKNVLTKNKGDKEVVVVLYNGKKPYCEIALHSDFHVNYDENFKYEILNHLSEKEIEVY; encoded by the coding sequence ATGGCACAAGATTTTGTTCATTTACATTTACACTCTCATTACTCACTACTTGATGGAATGATAAAACCAAAAGAGCTTGCAAAAAAAGCAGTTGAATATGGATATAAAGCAGTTGGTCTTACTGACCATGGAAATATATTTGGGGCTGTCGAGTTTTATGAAGAAATGAGAAAAGTTGGCGTTAAACCGCTTATAGGTATGGAAAGCTATTTTACTAACAACAGGTTTGAGAAAAAAGGTGAAGGCTCAGACGATATTCTTACAGATAAAAACTATCATTTAATTCTTTTTGCCAAAGATAAAACAGGATTTAAAAATCTAATGAAACTATCTTCCATAGCATACACTGAAGGATTTTATTATAAACCAAGGATAGATTGGGAACTTCTTGAAAAGTATCATGAAGGACTTATCTGTCAAACAGCCTGTTTAAAAGGATTTGTTCCAAATCTGCTTGCACAAGGTAAATACGAAGAAGCTAAAAAATATGCAAAGAGATTAAAAGATATCTTTGGAGAGGATTTATATTTTGAAATTCAGGTAAATGGTTTAGAAGAGCAAAATATAGCTAACGAAGGAATAATAAGGCTTGCAAAAGAGCTTGGCGTTAAGGTTGTGGGAACCAACGATTCTCACTATCTTAACCCAGAAGACCATACAGCTCACGATGTAGTAAAAGCATTACAGATGAAGAAAACACTAAAAGAATTATACTCAGAAGGCAAGGCTTTTAGAGTTAAAGGTCTTCATTTTACAAGACCGGAAGAGATGTATGAGAAATTCAAAGGTTATGAAGAGTATTTAAAAAATACAATGGAAATTGCAGAGAAATGTAATTTAGAGATAGATACAGCTGAAACAAGAGGATACTTATTCCCTAAGTTTGAAACCCCTGAAGGAATGACTCCTGCCCAGTATTTTGAAAAACTTGCAAGAGAAGGATTAGAAAAACGCTTAGAAAGCATAAAGGATCTAACGCCTGAAAAACTCAAAGAATACAGAGAAAGATTGGATTATGAGATAAATGTTATAAACCAAATGGGTTTTGCAGAATACTTTTTGATAGTTCAAGATTTTATTAACTATGCAAAGAAAAACGGAATACCGGTAGGACCTGGCAGAGGTTCAGCCGGTGGTTCATTGGTTGCATACTGTCTAAGAATAACAGAAGTAGACCCTCTTAAGCATGGACTACTTTTTGAAAGATTTTTAAATCCTGATAGAATCTCAATGCCGGATATAGACGTAGACTTTTGCATGGAAAGAAGAGAGAAAGTTATTGATTATGTTAAACAAAAGTACGGAGAAGATAGCGTAGCCCAAATTATCACGTTTAACTTTATGAAATCTAAAATGGTTATAAGAGATGTTGCAAGAACTCTTGGATTTCCTTATCAAGAAGCAGATAAAATCGCAAAAATGATACTACCCGGACCAATTCAAGGTTCTACGCTAACAATAGATGAAAACTTGGAAGCCCATCCTGACTTTAAAAAACTGTATGAAACTGATGAGAAGGTAAGGGAGCTTTTAGACCTTGCTAGAAAGTTAGAAGGTTCAGCAAGACACACAGGAATCCATGCAGCCGGTATTGTTATAGCTCCCGGAACATTGGATGAATACGTGCCTGTATACAGAGATAAAGACGGAAACAGGGCAACCCAGTTTGAGATGAAAACCTTAGAACAGCTTGGACTTGTAAAAATGGACTTTTTAGGTCTAAAAACTCTAACAGAACTTGATTATATGAAAAAATTAATCAAAGAAAGACACGGGATAGATGTTGATTATAACAGCTTACCTTTTGATGATGAAAATGTTTTTAAACTTTTACAGTCAGGAAGAACTACCGGCGTATTCCAATTAGAAAGTAAAGGTATGCAGGACCTGTTAGTAAGATTAAAGCCATCAAACTTGGATGAGATTATAGCTATTCTTGCACTATTTAGACCTGGGCCGCTTATGAGTGGAATGGTGGACGAATACATAGAAAGAAAGCACGGCAGAAAGCCTATAGAATACCCATTTGAAGAAGTAAAGGATATACTAAAAGAAACATACGGATTAATAGTATACCAAGAGCAAATAATGTTTATGTCAAACATACTTTCAGGGTTTACCATGGCAGAAGCTGATACATTAAGAAAAGCTATAGGCAAGAAAAACCCTGAAGTTATGGCAAAAATGAAAGATAGATTTATTGGTGGAGCGGTAGAAAGAGGATTCAGTAAAGAAAAAGTAGAAAAACTCTGGGACGATATAGAAAAGTTTGCTTCTTACTCGTTCAACAAATCTCACTCGACAGCTTATGCATATCTAACATATTGGACAGCATGGGTAAAAACATACTATCCTGAAGAATTTTTCGCAGTAAAATTATCAACTGAAAACAACGACAGTAAATTCTTAAACCTGCTTCTTGATATGGAAAACTTTAACATAAAACTTCTTCCTCCGGATGTAAACAAAAGCATGCCTGAGTTTGCCATAGAAGAAAAATCCAAAATTAGATTTGGATTATCAAGAATCAAGGGTATTGGAGAAGAGGTCGCAAAATCCATAGTAGAAGAAAGAAAAAATGGTCCATTTGTAGATATTTTTGATTTCTGCGAAAGATTTGATACAAAAGTAGCAAACAAAAAAGTTTTAGAATCTTTAATAAAGGCTGGAGCTTTTGATTTTGAAGGAATTGATAGAGGTATCTTGCTTGAAAACGTAGAAAAAGCAATCACAACAGGACAAAAAGCAAGAGATAGCAAATCAGCAGGGCAGAACTCACTTTTTGCACTTACAACAACTCCGGTTGTAAACGTAAAACACATATACGAGGATGGAACCAAATTAACAGAAAAAGAAAAACTAAGATTAGAAAAAGAAGTTCTTGGATTTTACCTTTCCGGACATCCATTGAATGCTTATAAAAATGAGCTAAAGAATAAAGTATTAAAAATTAGCGAGATTATGGAGTCTGCTTTTGGCGATAAAACTTTCCAGTCAGGTTCAAAAGTTAAAATTGCGGGTGTCATAGATGAGATTAAATACAAAAAAACAAAATCCGGAGCAACAATGATAGTGTTTCAGATTTCTGACGAAACCGGACAGATGGATGTAAGAGCATTTCCAGAAAAACTTGAAAACAAAGAATTGTTTCAAGATGACAATATAGTCATTTTGGAAGGTGTTTTAGAAGTAGATGAAGAACAGGAGAAAGTATCAATGACGGCGAATAATGTTGAATCGATAGATAGCTTAACAAGAGAGATTAAAGGTATTAAAATAAAACTTTCAAGAGAAAAAGCAGCCAATGGTGTATTAGAAAAAATAAAGAACGTTCTAACTAAAAACAAAGGAGATAAAGAAGTTGTAGTTGTTCTTTATAATGGCAAAAAACCATACTGTGAAATTGCTTTACATTCTGATTTTCATGTAAATTATGATGAAAATTTTAAATATGAAATACTTAATCATCTTTCTGAGAAGGAGATAGAGGTGTATTGA
- a CDS encoding malate dehydrogenase, whose protein sequence is MGEYKRPTVSIVGAGNVGEHVANLIAIKELANIKLFDLPKKTEDKTFEVVKGKALDIKQMAAALGVDVDIKGYNVTPDGQGYEPMKDSDIVVITAGFPRRPGMSRDDLLTANVNIIRTVAERIALYAPNAVVIVVSNPVDVLTYTTLKITGFNKHRVLGMAGVLDTARFKTFISQELKVSVSNINCFVLGSHGDDMVPLISVSNVGGIPLKKLFTEEKLKELIDRTKYGGGEIVNLMGTSAYHAPGASVVEMVEAILKDKKEIMPCSIYLEGEDARFYEAYDICIGLPVKVGAHGWEEVLKVELSQEEKAMWESSVKSVKSGIERIKELKLI, encoded by the coding sequence ATGGGAGAGTATAAAAGACCAACTGTTTCCATAGTGGGAGCGGGGAATGTTGGGGAGCATGTAGCAAATTTGATAGCAATCAAAGAATTAGCAAATATAAAACTTTTTGACCTGCCCAAAAAAACAGAAGATAAAACTTTTGAAGTTGTAAAAGGAAAAGCTCTTGATATTAAACAAATGGCTGCAGCTCTTGGGGTTGATGTTGATATAAAAGGGTACAATGTCACTCCGGATGGTCAAGGTTATGAACCAATGAAAGATTCAGATATAGTTGTAATAACAGCCGGATTTCCAAGAAGACCGGGAATGAGCAGAGATGATTTACTTACAGCAAACGTTAACATCATAAGAACAGTAGCAGAAAGAATAGCATTGTATGCACCAAACGCCGTTGTTATAGTGGTTTCTAATCCGGTTGACGTTTTAACCTATACAACGTTAAAAATCACAGGTTTTAACAAGCATAGAGTTTTAGGAATGGCCGGAGTTCTTGACACGGCAAGATTTAAAACTTTCATATCTCAAGAACTTAAGGTCTCTGTATCAAATATAAACTGCTTTGTCCTTGGTAGTCATGGAGATGATATGGTTCCTTTAATTTCTGTTTCAAACGTTGGAGGAATTCCTCTTAAGAAATTATTTACAGAAGAAAAGCTGAAAGAGCTTATAGATAGAACAAAATACGGGGGAGGGGAGATTGTTAACTTAATGGGAACCTCTGCCTACCATGCACCCGGAGCTTCTGTCGTTGAAATGGTAGAAGCAATCTTAAAAGATAAAAAAGAGATTATGCCATGTTCTATTTATTTAGAAGGAGAGGATGCAAGATTCTATGAAGCTTACGATATTTGTATTGGTTTACCGGTTAAAGTTGGTGCCCATGGATGGGAGGAAGTACTAAAAGTAGAGTTAAGCCAAGAAGAAAAAGCAATGTGGGAATCTTCAGTTAAATCTGTAAAATCAGGAATTGAGAGAATAAAAGAGTTAAAATTAATATAA
- a CDS encoding NADH-quinone oxidoreductase subunit D: MAWISLEKAKKLEERFGYPKVSEGKGVLSVEVPKDKFIEFLTFLKEDPEYQFKMFIDLTIIDHGEKENPRFQGVVILFSPKNQERIIVKTWAENETLPTLTNLWKGAKWAEREAWDMFGIKFEGHENLVRMLLWETYPYHPLRKDFPLEGIKDTELPSLNETLRGENLEGLFNYDRMHTALPTMEDLEITQKKRMPVKTSQIVLNWGPLHPGTHGTIWFLFDLDGEYVKQCDIIIGQLHRGVEKLGENVNWQQFIPYTDRMDYIAAINENHAYVLAAEKMLGIEVPEKAKWIRTMMAELSRINSHLLWLGTYALDLGALTMFLYTFREREKIMDIIEGITGARFTINYFRIGGVFADLPYGALDAIEHLIKDLPQRINDYETLLTRNRVWLSRNKDVCVITEEDVYQYGLTGAVARGSGVPYDVRKIDKYDAYGEVEFDIPVGEKGDSYDRYLVRMEEMRQSIRIIEQCIAKLRKMSKDDPYFFQTPDEKKLKVTIDGRGMKLPAGETYASSDNPRGELGFYIYNKKDGLKAHRMRIRSGAFYNLQVFTKAIIGRPIADAITLLSTIDPVVGETDR, from the coding sequence ATGGCATGGATAAGCTTAGAAAAAGCTAAAAAGTTGGAAGAAAGGTTTGGATATCCAAAGGTTTCAGAGGGAAAGGGTGTTTTATCTGTAGAAGTGCCAAAAGATAAATTCATAGAATTTCTAACATTCTTAAAAGAAGATCCGGAATATCAATTCAAAATGTTTATAGACCTTACGATAATAGACCATGGAGAAAAAGAAAACCCAAGATTTCAAGGAGTAGTTATTCTATTTTCTCCAAAAAATCAAGAAAGAATAATCGTCAAAACATGGGCGGAAAACGAAACGCTTCCAACACTTACAAACCTTTGGAAAGGTGCAAAATGGGCTGAAAGAGAAGCTTGGGATATGTTTGGTATAAAGTTTGAAGGTCATGAAAATTTAGTCAGAATGTTGCTATGGGAGACCTATCCATACCATCCACTCAGAAAAGACTTTCCGCTTGAAGGTATAAAAGACACTGAGCTGCCATCTCTAAACGAAACTTTGAGAGGAGAAAATTTAGAAGGTTTATTTAATTACGATAGAATGCATACAGCCCTTCCAACAATGGAAGATTTAGAAATAACACAGAAAAAAAGAATGCCGGTAAAAACATCTCAAATAGTGTTAAACTGGGGACCGCTTCACCCGGGAACACACGGTACAATTTGGTTTTTATTTGACTTAGACGGTGAATATGTAAAACAATGTGATATTATCATCGGTCAGCTTCATAGAGGTGTTGAAAAGCTTGGCGAAAATGTCAACTGGCAGCAGTTTATACCTTACACAGACAGAATGGACTATATCGCAGCAATAAATGAAAACCATGCTTATGTTTTAGCAGCAGAAAAAATGCTTGGAATAGAAGTGCCAGAAAAGGCAAAATGGATTAGAACTATGATGGCAGAACTTTCAAGAATCAATAGTCATCTTCTCTGGCTTGGAACCTATGCCCTTGACCTTGGTGCTTTGACAATGTTCTTATATACATTTAGAGAAAGAGAAAAAATAATGGATATTATAGAAGGAATTACCGGAGCAAGGTTTACAATAAATTACTTTAGAATTGGTGGAGTATTTGCAGATTTACCTTATGGAGCTTTAGATGCTATCGAACATCTTATAAAAGACCTTCCACAAAGAATTAATGATTACGAAACACTCTTAACAAGAAACAGAGTTTGGCTCTCAAGAAATAAAGATGTATGTGTTATTACAGAAGAAGATGTATATCAGTATGGTTTAACCGGAGCAGTAGCAAGAGGTTCTGGCGTCCCTTATGATGTTAGAAAAATAGATAAGTATGATGCCTATGGAGAAGTTGAGTTTGATATTCCTGTTGGAGAAAAAGGTGATTCTTACGATAGATACTTAGTAAGAATGGAAGAGATGAGACAAAGCATAAGAATAATAGAGCAGTGTATAGCTAAACTTAGAAAAATGTCTAAAGATGACCCGTACTTCTTCCAAACACCGGATGAGAAAAAGTTAAAAGTAACAATAGATGGTAGAGGAATGAAACTTCCAGCTGGTGAAACTTACGCATCATCAGATAACCCAAGAGGTGAGCTTGGATTTTATATCTACAATAAAAAAGATGGATTAAAAGCTCACAGAATGAGAATTAGATCCGGTGCATTTTATAATCTACAAGTATTTACAAAAGCAATCATTGGAAGACCGATTGCAGATGCAATTACTTTACTTTCAACCATAGACCCAGTTGTTGGAGAAACGGACAGATAG
- a CDS encoding NADH-quinone oxidoreductase subunit I: protein MGIKKVGAKPQTLVEKIFFLDFIKGLKTTIKHLWKKVITVDFPYEVVTPPPRFRGIHGLRTVDGTENPEFDSWVKRLKIKPPEPGETRCIACKFCQAACPVPELFDIQSEKLDVPEDHPHYGLKVMTVFNMDLSKCTFCGLCTQACPTDCIIMTDIYDLSSYTRKSWVLDKDKLTQIANDFVARRGKEKFNEKSEWRKDQKLWPEYDKTREKLWDFNMPRLGPNYQDQTA from the coding sequence ATGGGAATTAAAAAAGTAGGAGCAAAACCACAAACCCTTGTAGAAAAAATATTTTTCTTAGATTTTATAAAAGGATTAAAAACTACAATAAAGCATCTTTGGAAAAAGGTAATAACTGTTGACTTTCCTTACGAAGTGGTTACTCCACCACCAAGATTTAGAGGAATTCACGGACTTAGAACAGTAGATGGAACGGAAAATCCTGAATTTGATAGTTGGGTGAAAAGATTGAAGATTAAGCCGCCAGAACCTGGAGAAACAAGATGTATTGCTTGTAAGTTTTGTCAGGCAGCTTGTCCAGTACCGGAGCTTTTTGATATCCAATCAGAAAAGCTTGATGTTCCAGAAGACCATCCACATTATGGATTAAAAGTAATGACAGTTTTTAACATGGATTTATCTAAATGTACATTTTGCGGTTTATGTACCCAAGCATGCCCGACCGATTGTATCATCATGACAGATATATACGACCTTTCATCTTACACAAGAAAAAGCTGGGTTTTAGATAAAGATAAGCTTACTCAAATAGCAAATGATTTTGTTGCAAGAAGAGGAAAAGAAAAGTTTAATGAAAAATCAGAATGGAGAAAAGACCAAAAGTTATGGCCAGAATACGATAAAACAAGAGAAAAACTTTGGGACTTTAACATGCCAAGACTTGGTCCTAACTACCAAGATCAAACAGCTTAA
- a CDS encoding BCAM0308 family protein codes for MKRMDKLIQEYIHDPYFTKEKYHDPSVCERCGVVFHDGIFEWINPPPANAEKFICPACKRIEDKYEGGVVYLKITPYLKKHKEEIFNQIKNVEEEEMKYRPLERIISIEEQDDEIVIKTTYEHLARRIGEAIHRAHKGDLKLSYPEGKKYVRVYWQREE; via the coding sequence ATGAAAAGAATGGACAAGCTAATTCAAGAGTACATTCATGACCCATACTTTACAAAGGAAAAATATCATGACCCATCTGTATGTGAAAGATGCGGCGTCGTTTTCCATGATGGAATTTTTGAATGGATAAATCCACCGCCTGCAAACGCAGAAAAATTCATTTGTCCTGCATGTAAAAGAATTGAGGATAAATACGAAGGTGGAGTAGTTTATTTAAAAATAACTCCTTATTTAAAAAAACATAAAGAAGAAATTTTTAATCAAATCAAAAATGTAGAAGAAGAGGAAATGAAATACAGACCATTAGAAAGAATTATTTCTATAGAAGAACAAGATGATGAAATTGTAATTAAAACAACATATGAACATCTTGCAAGAAGAATAGGCGAAGCTATCCATAGAGCACATAAAGGAGATTTAAAGCTAAGCTATCCAGAAGGCAAAAAGTATGTAAGGGTTTACTGGCAAAGAGAAGAATGA
- a CDS encoding fumarate hydratase, translating to MREIHVNEIIDKVKNLVMDSEYKLPEDFIQAIKIAKEKEESPLGREILDEILKNAEVAEKEQVAYCQDTGYPVFFVEVGQDVKIVGGSLREAINEGVRRATKEGYLRASLAYDPIFDRKNTGDNTPALIYFDIVPGDKIKIKFAAKGGGSENQSKQAMLKPADGLEGVKKFILQSIANAGPNACPPFTVGVGIGGTFDYSAVLAKKSLFRHIGERHPDPRIAKLEEELIELANQLGVGPLGFGGTTTVVDVKIEIAPCHIASLPVAVNIQCHAARHKEIEI from the coding sequence TTGAGAGAAATACACGTTAATGAAATCATAGATAAAGTTAAAAATCTTGTAATGGATAGTGAATACAAGCTTCCGGAGGATTTTATTCAAGCAATAAAAATAGCAAAAGAAAAAGAAGAATCTCCACTTGGAAGAGAAATATTAGATGAAATTTTAAAGAATGCAGAAGTGGCAGAAAAAGAGCAAGTAGCTTATTGTCAAGATACTGGCTATCCTGTATTTTTTGTGGAAGTTGGTCAAGATGTTAAGATTGTTGGCGGAAGTTTGAGAGAAGCTATAAATGAAGGTGTTAGAAGAGCTACAAAAGAAGGATACTTAAGAGCATCTTTGGCTTACGACCCAATTTTTGACAGAAAAAACACGGGAGATAATACTCCAGCTTTGATATACTTTGACATTGTGCCAGGAGATAAAATAAAAATCAAATTTGCTGCAAAAGGTGGCGGGTCTGAAAATCAAAGTAAACAAGCTATGTTAAAGCCGGCAGATGGATTAGAAGGAGTTAAAAAATTTATTCTTCAATCTATAGCTAACGCAGGTCCAAACGCGTGTCCACCCTTTACAGTAGGCGTTGGCATAGGTGGAACTTTCGATTATTCTGCAGTGTTGGCTAAAAAATCTCTTTTTAGACATATTGGAGAACGTCATCCAGACCCAAGAATAGCAAAATTAGAAGAAGAGCTTATAGAACTTGCAAACCAGCTTGGGGTTGGACCACTTGGATTTGGTGGAACAACAACGGTTGTGGATGTAAAAATTGAAATCGCACCTTGCCATATTGCTTCTTTGCCAGTTGCTGTTAATATCCAATGTCATGCAGCAAGACATAAAGAGATAGAAATATAG
- a CDS encoding SAM-dependent methyltransferase: MQLTGKEELINIIKQKIQQEGAISFKDFMEMALYYPNLGYYTSEKEKIGGLGDFYTSSELDPAFGNLLAKQFNEIYENYFKNQKFQIAELGSGKGLLAYDVLSYIKNNYPNLYKTLEFISVEKSPYHRDYQKKLLKDFDNVSFYEDLTEIDNINGIIYSNELFDALPVHLIRKIGGKIFEVYITLEGDDIKEVLKEPQKDILQYLKDLNIDIPEGMTTEINLYAKDLIQEIGNKLEKGFVFTIDYGYPSKELYKPYRMRGTLLCYYKHTYNENFYQNVGLQDITSHVNFSALVYYGKKSKLDFVGFTDQAHFLISLGLMDIFQELQEKGDYKSYERLNRLKTLILPKGMGEKFKILIQSKNIQNPDIAGLKNLPYESDRYKIEV; this comes from the coding sequence ATGCAATTAACCGGAAAAGAAGAGTTAATTAATATAATTAAACAAAAAATTCAGCAGGAAGGGGCTATCTCCTTTAAAGATTTTATGGAGATGGCTCTTTATTATCCAAATCTTGGATATTACACATCAGAAAAGGAAAAAATCGGAGGACTTGGAGACTTTTATACATCAAGCGAGTTAGACCCTGCCTTTGGAAATCTTCTTGCAAAACAGTTTAATGAGATCTATGAAAATTACTTTAAAAATCAAAAATTTCAGATAGCTGAGTTAGGTTCTGGAAAAGGGCTTCTTGCTTATGATGTTTTATCTTACATAAAAAATAACTATCCAAATTTGTATAAAACTTTAGAATTCATCTCAGTTGAAAAATCTCCATACCACAGAGACTATCAGAAAAAGCTTTTAAAAGATTTTGATAATGTATCTTTCTATGAAGATTTAACAGAAATTGACAATATCAATGGCATCATATACTCAAACGAGCTTTTTGATGCATTACCTGTTCACTTAATCAGGAAAATAGGTGGCAAAATATTTGAAGTTTATATAACATTGGAAGGTGATGACATAAAAGAAGTTTTAAAAGAGCCACAGAAGGATATTTTACAGTATTTAAAAGATTTAAACATTGATATTCCGGAAGGAATGACAACAGAAATAAATCTGTATGCTAAGGATTTAATACAAGAAATCGGAAATAAATTAGAAAAAGGCTTTGTCTTTACAATAGATTATGGCTATCCATCAAAAGAACTCTATAAACCATACAGAATGAGGGGAACGCTTCTTTGTTATTATAAACACACATACAACGAAAACTTTTATCAAAATGTTGGTCTTCAAGATATAACATCTCATGTTAATTTCTCTGCGCTGGTTTACTATGGTAAAAAATCTAAGCTTGATTTTGTAGGCTTTACAGACCAAGCACACTTTTTAATTAGTCTTGGTTTGATGGATATTTTTCAAGAACTACAAGAAAAAGGAGATTACAAATCTTACGAGAGATTAAACAGATTAAAAACCTTAATCCTACCAAAGGGAATGGGAGAAAAGTTTAAAATTTTGATTCAATCAAAAAATATACAAAATCCAGACATTGCTGGACTTAAAAACCTTCCGTACGAAAGCGATAGGTACAAAATAGAGGTGTAA